In the Pyrenophora tritici-repentis strain M4 chromosome Unknown M4_contig_00034, whole genome shotgun sequence genome, GACCTCGGGGTAGGAGAACCATTCGGGATCTCTTGGCCAGTTCGGAGACGCTTGCGGAGTTCTACCCAGTGAGTTAGTATTTTGGGCTTACAAGTGTAAAAGGTGGGATGACATACCAGTTCCAGAGATGTCGAGAGTCTTGATACCCTGCTCAACCTCGTTCTTGGGCTTGTACTCGTCGGAGTCGGGGAGGTAGGTCATCTGCAAGAAGGGTACAACCTCAATGCCAAGCTCGCCTCTGTACTTCTCGACGGCGTCCTGGGCGTCATATGGACCGTAAAAGTCAACGCCCTTGGAGTTCTTGCCCGGGCCAGCGTGGTCACGGCCAACAATGAAGTGAGTAGCACCATGGTTCTTGCGAATAATGGCGTGCCAGATCGCCTCACGGGGACCAGCCATACGCATAGCAAGAGGCAGAAGGGCGAGGACAGCCATGCCGTTGGGGTAGCGAGGCATCAGTGCCTGGTAGACACGGACACGGGTGAAGTGGTCAATGTCACCGGGCTTGGTAAGACCAACCACGGGGTGGATGAGGACATTGGCCTGGCGAGCGCGGGCGGCACGAACCGTCAGCTCACGATGAGCGCGATGCATGGGGTTCCTCGTCTGGAAAGCGACAACCTTGGACCAGCCAAGCTTGTCAAAGTGCAGACGCAGTTCCGCGGGTGTGTATCGGAGACCGACATAGTCGTAGTGCTCCAGACGGTCGATAGCCTCGAGCTTGCCACCAACGTAGAACTCCTTCACGGTCTCGTACAGGTACTTGATGGCGGGGTGTGCCACATCGCCGTCCTTGTCGAATACCTCGCGcgcctccttctccttgtctgGCTGGTATACATCGTCGACTGTGAGGATAGCAAGGTTGCGGTCGTCACGGAAGTCGCGAAGAGCGATGCGTGCACCCTGCTTGACGCCAACTTCATCGATGGTCTGTTTTGAGACATCGAGCGTGATGGGAATGGAAAAGAGGTTGCCGTCGGCGAGACGGTTCTCGGCAACTACACCATCGTAGTCCTTTTGGTTCATGAAACCTGCATGCTACTGTCAGGTACCATCTCGGTGCAAACACGGCAAACACGAGGGGTCGTTTTCGCTGCCCCTC is a window encoding:
- a CDS encoding MET3, ATP sulfurylase (sulfate adenylyltransferase), giving the protein MANAPHGGVLKDLIARDAPRRKELFDEAEKLPAIVLSERQLCDLELILNGGFSPLEGFMNQKDYDGVVAENRLADGNLFSIPITLDVSKQTIDEVGVKQGARIALRDFRDDRNLAILTVDDVYQPDKEKEAREVFDKDGDVAHPAIKYLYETVKEFYVGGKLEAIDRLEHYDYVGLRYTPAELRLHFDKLGWSKVVAFQTRNPMHRAHRELTVRAARARQANVLIHPVVGLTKPGDIDHFTRVRVYQALMPRYPNGMAVLALLPLAMRMAGPREAIWHAIIRKNHGATHFIVGRDHAGPGKNSKGVDFYGPYDAQDAVEKYRGELGIEVVPFLQMTYLPDSDEYKPKNEVEQGIKTLDISGTASPNWPRDPEWFSYPEVVRVLRESHPPRNQQGFTVFLTGYQNSGKDSIARALNVTLNQQGGRSVSLLLGDTIRSELSSELGFSRSDRDKNIARIAFVASELTKAGAAAIVAPIAPFEDSRKAARQTVERYGSFYLVHVATPLEHAEKTDKRGVYAKARAGEIKGFTGVDDPYEVPEKADLTVDLSTSNVRTAVHQIVLLLESEGLLTQL